In Argopecten irradians isolate NY chromosome 11, Ai_NY, whole genome shotgun sequence, one DNA window encodes the following:
- the LOC138335742 gene encoding uncharacterized protein — translation MNSGNLVHEVFVLFLLVTLAAPSPIIRDTEGSYRFPPSFTDTFPANRPRDNHNHAPRPLTNIQTNPDAVTEQLSPIPSPVGYVDTDHVVTLKGNSFPVVGDQQPVLKISGSASLHFRFWKSISKKAIPTVQFLRNSLEHLVLNYCQDNSEIIPDDCLDFALNLVSNWNVEDFIRSPSENVMLIKNQKKFDKKLLTDVIQVLRYNRRNLTDLLAIEKRHICGSEVACDVDCSLGSSLFCVLNDVIVPDIDELIIGLGKEAKSYFGARISRNIPQQMNPERMKYYSKYRVFYVLGTMYNMMLQMFETETALSYILDLSNLSRLQVKL, via the exons ATGAATTCTGGAAATTTGGTACACGAGGTATTTGTTTTGTTCCTTCTGGTGACGCTTGCAGCCCCATCACCGATTATCAGGGATACCGAAGGATCTTACAGATTTCCACCAAGTTTTACTGACACATTCCCTGCCAATAGACCACGAGACAATCACAACCATGCTCCTCGTCCTTTAACGAACATTCAAACGAACCCAGACGCGGTGACAGAACAATTATCACCCATACCATCGCCAGTCGGATATGTAGATACTGATCATGTAGTGACTCTGAAGGGAAACTCCTTCCCGGTGGTAGGAGATCAGCAACCAGTTCTCAAGATCTCAGGGTCCGCATCCTTACATTTTCGATTCTGGAAAAGCATATCGAAAAAGGCGATACCTACAGtacaatttctcagaaattcACTAGAACATCTGGTTTTAAAttat TGCCAGGACAACAGTGAAATCATACCAGATGACTGTTTGGATTTCGCCCTTAATCTCGTCAGTAACTGGAATGTAGAGGACTTCATCCGATCGCCATCGGAGAATGTGATGCTGatcaaaaatcaaaagaaatttgacaag AAATTACTAACTGACGTCATCCAAGTGCTTCGTTACAATCGGAGAAACCTGACCGACCTCCTTGCTATAGAAAAGCGACATATTTGTGGAAGCGAGGTCGCTTGTGACGTCGACTGCAGTCTGGGGTCCTCCCTCTTCTGTGTCCTGAATGATGTTATTGTTCCAGACATAGACGAGCTCATCATTGGTCTGGGAAAGGAG GCCAAATCCTACTTCGGTGCTAGAATAAGTCGGAACATACCGCAGCAAATGAACCCAGAGAGAATGAAGTATTATTCCAAATACAGAGTATTTTATGTACTCGGGACTATGTATAACATGATGCTGCAAATGTTTGAGACGGAAACGGCTCTTAGCTACATACTTGACCTTTCAAACTTATCACGTCTGCAGGTTAAATTGTGA